A stretch of the Nicotiana tabacum cultivar K326 chromosome 6, ASM71507v2, whole genome shotgun sequence genome encodes the following:
- the LOC107807552 gene encoding dirigent protein 22-like, with the protein MAKSCNFQKLSITVLLLSILTHGNCRQEFLRKLSKKSMGMKREKLSHLHFYFHDIVSGKNPTAVKIAEAAMTNRSSTGFGLMAMIDDPLTVGPEPNSKLVGRAQGIYAQASLNDIGLLMALNFAFVEGKYNGSTLSILGRNSVMSTVREMPIVGGSGLFRFARGYVQAKTHTLDFKTGDAVVEYNVYVFHY; encoded by the coding sequence ATGGCCAAGTCCTGCAATTTTCAAAAGCTCTCTATCACCGTACTTCTCCTTTCAATCCTTACCCATGGAAACTGCCGCCAAGAATTCTTAAGAAAATTATCCAAGAAATCAATGGGTATGAAGAGGGAAAAACTTAGCCACCTTCACTTCTACTTCCATGACATAGTCAGTGGTAAAAACCCCACCGCCGTGAAAATAGCCGAAGCCGCCATGACCAACCGGTCGTCCACCGGATTCGGCCTTATGGCGATGATCGATGACCCTTTAACCGTAGGACCAGAACCAAACTCCAAACTTGTTGGACGAGCACAAGGGATTTATGCACAAGCTTCACTCAATGATATTGGTTTGTTGATGGCTCTTAACTTTGCTTTTGTTGAAGGAAAATATAATGGGAGTACATTAAGTATTTTGGGCCGGAACTCGGTGATGTCGACAGTCCGGGAGATGCCGATCGTCGGCGGGAGTGGGCTTTTCCGGTTTGCTCGTGGCTATGTTCAGGCAAAGACTCATACTTTGGATTTCAAGACTGGTGATGCTGTTGTGGAGTACAATGTCTATGTCTTCCATTACTGA